Proteins encoded in a region of the Nitrospirota bacterium genome:
- a CDS encoding RHS repeat-associated core domain-containing protein, whose product MAYYPYGEIRAKPIASIDVHHKFTGQEYDDETGLYFYGARYYDPILARFISPDTIDPRLENPQTLNRYSHALDNPVKFVDPNGHFAFIPFLVAGAAAFAWDAFHTPDIANGPKTENEIVQSPSVLDHFGSLVTGATIGFAGASAFVKEGIQAGVKATVGEIIQAESPVPIGSNSLAKGTK is encoded by the coding sequence CTGGCCTATTACCCGTATGGAGAGATAAGAGCGAAGCCCATTGCTTCCATAGACGTTCATCATAAATTTACCGGGCAGGAATATGATGATGAAACGGGGTTATATTTTTATGGCGCGAGGTATTACGATCCGATTTTGGCTAGGTTTATTAGCCCGGATACGATTGATCCACGTCTAGAAAACCCTCAAACACTCAACCGCTACAGTCATGCATTAGATAATCCGGTTAAATTTGTTGATCCGAACGGTCATTTTGCATTTATTCCTTTCCTTGTCGCAGGTGCGGCTGCATTTGCCTGGGATGCCTTTCACACCCCGGATATCGCTAATGGCCCTAAAACTGAAAATGAAATTGTTCAAAGCCCATCTGTTTTAGACCATTTTGGGAGTTTAGTAACCGGTGCCACAATAGGATTTGCCGGGGCCTCGGCATTTGTAAAAGAAGGAATACAAGCGGGGGTAAAGGCAACAGTTGGAGAAATTATTCAAGCAGAATCTCCTGTTCCTATTGGTTCAAACAGTCTCGCCAAGGGCACAAAATAG